The genomic interval ATTGCTAATAATAAGATAATCCAGGCAAAATCGCTCTAGTAATAGCGCATTAAATAATTTTTTAACAATAAAAACTAATTTATTATGGAAATCAATGTCAAAAATCAAGAGTACCTAAATACGCAAGTATTTTATACAGGGTTTGGGGACACACACAGGTTTGAAATTGGAGAGGGAATAGCTTCTTTGAATGCTGAGAAAAATTCATTTTCAGTAGCTCATAGTGAGAAAATTAATGGTATCGATACGTTTACGAATCTGAATTTTATAAGAGGCAAGGGAGACTCTAATATGGTTTTCTTTAATTCATATGATTTTACGCTAATGGAGTCAGGAAAAGAGCCTTTAACTCAAAATTTCAGAGTTCAGAACTGGCAGGCCATGGAAATAAAAATTGATGGCGAGACAGAAGTGATTAACGGAAAACCTTTAGAGAAAAAAGTTAACAGCACAATTAGTAAGAAAGAAGCTTTTAATGCGATGCAGGGTAGATACCCGCTAAAAGAATTCATTAAAGAACAAAATCAGGTAAAATCCTACTATAAGGCTCATATTAAAGTCGATTTTAATGATAAACTTACAAATGGTGATTTTAAAATTGTAAAGCTGCCGGATTTTGATTTTGAAAGTAAGATAGATTCTATCCCAATTAAAGATCTTGACAAAAATGATAATAAAAGTGTGCTTATTGAATCGTTGGAAAAAGGTAATATCCAATCTGTGTTATTATTAGTCGGTGGGGAAGAGGTAAAACATTTTCTTGCACTAGATGCTGTGGCTAAAACTATTGCGATATATGATTCTGGTATGAACCGCCTTGGTATTCATAATGGCGAGGAAGTTAAAACGGATAATAAAATTACCAATGAAGAGTCAAAAAAAAATAATAAACAGGTAGATACAACTGCAAAAAAAACTAATAAAAGTAGACGGAAAGGTAAAGGGATCTAATGCAGATTTTAGTTTTATAATCAATCAATAAGTATTTATATGAAAAATGATAAACCAATCAATCATGTGGAGGTTGAACAGGCGGAGTGGGATAAAAGAGAGGAATGGTTTAAAGAAACATTTAAAAAGTATCCAAAAGCATTAGAGAGTAGAGCGTTCAAATTAGAAAAGCTCGAATATTATGAATTTGTACATGCTAAGTATATAAATTCTCCAGATCCTAATGACCGTCTTGCTGCGCGCTTCTTAGGCGAACAAAAAGTAAAATTAGAACGGGCTTTATACCCAAGTAGTACAGTTAGATTTTTGAAAAAGGTTTTCGATGTATTTTCTAAACCTAAAGTGTTTTCAGCGCCAGTTCCTTTTTCAGAATCTTTTCCCGGCAATAATGAAGCCTCCCTTAAAGATGTTAAAAAACAGCTTATTCAAGCTGGTTTAGGTAGCTGCATCAGTGAATTGGAAGGGCAGATAAAGCAAGGTAATGATGAGTTTTCTGTTTCTGCAGCCATCTACTTCAAACCAGGTGAAAAAACCAGTTATAAGGCTGATTTTAAAAAAGATGAAGAAGGCAATTTACAATTTCTTGGATTTAAAATTATTTTGGATAGCAAGGATGGTAAGGAAGCTTTATCTCAGCAGTATAAATGGGATGATAACAAGCCTTATACAGCGGTGAAAGCTTATAACCAATTAAATGGTAGAGCTGTTGCTCATTCGTATTCCATGGATGGAGAAAAACAATCCAGTATGACCATGCTTGATTTTACAGACAAGGATGTATCTGGCAATTTTCGGACAAAGGAATTTCCTCTGGATTTTGACTATATGAAAGAACTTTCGGCTCTTCCTTTGAAAGATAAAACCCGTGCACTTCTATCAAGACTAGAAAATGACATTCTTAATGGTAATAGAGCGCAGGTTACATTTTTGAAGAATGGGGTAGAAGAGACTTATTATATTGAAGCTAACCCAGGACAAAAGTCATTTACTGTTTATAATGAGCATCATAAAAAAATCACGCTGAAGGATGCCATTTCAATTAGAGCCACTGAAAGCGTGGTTAAGGAAGAAATGAGAAATAAGCAAACAGAATCGCCTAATGTTTCTTCTGATACAAAGACAAGCCAGAAAGAGCCGAGATTGAAAGTTGTTAGAAATACAAAAAAGAAAACTAAGATGTCCGCTAGTTAGCGGACATCTATTATCTCTTATGATGGAAAATTTACAGCCATTATCTTGTTTCTTTGCTGCAATTAAAACAGACCCCCGTATAAGTGTAACACATATCGGGGTTTTTGCGGCGTTATTGCAATATTGGAAAGAGCATGGATCAAATAATCCAATGTATGTATTCAGCCATGAAATTATGCCTATTGCAAAGATATCTGCAAGTGCAACATACCATAAGAGTATTAAAGATTTGAACGATTTTGGTTATTTAGTGTATGAGCCATCATTTAAGCGAAATAAAGGAAGTAAGGTCTATTTGCTCAACAGCATTTAAAGTTCAAGATTAAAAAGTAAAATTTATTCAAGCAAAATAAAATAATTTAATTTTTAAAAATGTATGCTAAAGCCTTTTAAAGGCTTTTGTGGTTTAAAAAGGAGGGTGTGTGATGGAAGATGAGATAAAAAAGAATGCCTTAGAACCAAGTTTCGATGAAGAAATAAGAGATGAAAAAGAAAGGAAGTTGGTAGATTTAATAATTAAAATGATTGTAACATTGACATTAACAGAGTTTTATGAAAAAGGCAATTAGGTATTTAAGGTTTAGTAATGTTGGCCAAAGTAATGGTTCTATCGAAAGACAAGAAATTTATACTAACCAATGGTTGAAAAATAATAATGTTGAGCTTGTTGATTCCTTTATTGATAGGGGGAAAACTGCTACAAACTTTGATCGGCCAGATTTTATTAAGCTTAAGGAATTTATTGTTAAACACCATAAACGAGTTGATTATTTAGTAGTAGATCAGTTTGATAGATTTAGCCGTATCGCTGGCGAAGCACTTAGTATGGTTAAGGACCTTCAGAAATCATACGGTATTCAAATTGTAAGTGTAACTGAAGGAATAACATTTGATTACGATACACCAGGTAGTTTTTTTAGAGCAGGTTTACAACTTTTGCTAGCTGAAGAAGATAACATCAATCGCAGTATAAAGGTTCGGGGTGGACTTTATACTGCAAAGAAAGAAGGTCGATACGTGTCAAGAGTAGCGCCATTTGGATATAGGAAAGTGGGTGAGAATAAGGATCGTAAAATAGTTGTTTTTGAGGAAGAGGCTAAGATTGTATTATTTATTTTTGATTCTTTCCTTAGAGATGTTCCTCTAAAAAAAATTCAGGAATTGGCACGAGAGATGGGCTACGATCGTAAAGGAAATGTGGCTATGGCTAAAGTCTTATCAAATCCAGTTTATGCGGGTTTGATTTATGCAATTCCTTTTAAGGAATATCAAGGTGGATTATTTCCTGGCCTGCATGAACCAATAATTGATGGAGTTACCTGGCGACTAGTTCAGAGTAAATTGAAGAAACCTGTAATTCATAGAACAGACATTGACGATTCATTACCCTTAAGGGGGCTTTTAAGATGCCATTGTGGAAATCCACTTACAGGAGCACCATCAAGAGGTAAGCTTGGCAATTATTTTTATTACTATAAGTGTCGATTTTCAGGTCATAACAACATAAGCGCAATAAAATCACATAACCAGCTCTTAGGTGCGTGGGAATTAATGAGTCTTTCTGATAATAAGATTAAAGACATTCGTATTGGTTCACAAAAATCTATTGAACAGGAAATATCTGTAAATGCGAAGAATGTTATCTCTAAAAAGCAATTACTTGAAGCAGAACAAGAAAAACTATTTGCATTAGAGGAAAAGTGGATAAGAAATGATATTAGCAAAGAAACTTACGATCGATGGTATTTATCATATAATTCAAATATAGATGATTTAAAGGCTACTATAGATAGGCTCAGTCAAGATCATAATAAAGCATTTAATATTTTAAACAAGTATTTAGATCATCTTGGTAACATGAGTTATGTTTACACTCATTTAAGCACATTAGATAAAAGAGAGCTTGTTAAGCTGGTGTTCGACAGCAATCTATACTATCAAAATGGGATCTATCGAACACCTACAATGATGGAGATTTTCACTGGTAACTCATTGTTAATGAAAGAGAAAGGGTATCTGATATATGAACAAAAAAGGGGAGATCTTACGATCTCCCCTCACAGCGGAGAGTGGGGGATTCGAACCCGCGGACCCTTTGACAAGTCAACAGTTTTCAAGACTGCCGCAATCGACCACTCTGCCAACTCTCCGCGACAAAAGTACAAATAATGCGCATTTCTGCAAACGCTAATCTGCTTTATATGTTTAAATGCCTCATTATGAATTGAAAAAAATGCTGTTTACAACAAAACAGGCAGCATTTTTACTGAAAAACTTCTAATAACCTCACTGATCAATGATAAAGCGGAAGCCAATTCCTCTTATACTTTCTATATGAATGGTTTTATCTTGTGCTAAATACTTTCTCAGCCTGCTGATAAATACATCCATACTCCGGCCGTTAAAGAAATCAGATTCTTTCCATAAGTGGTTGAGTATATCATTCCGCTTAATGATCTGGTTCTGATGCAGGCATAGGTAGTGAAGTAACTGAGCCTCTTTTTCTGTGAGTAACTTTGCTTCTTCCAAACAAGTAAGCATTAAATTCGCTGGTTCGAGTTTATAAATGCCAATTTGAATGATTTCCTGTGAAACCGGATTAATCTTCGTTCGCTTTAAAATGTTCCTGACCCGCTGTATCAGCTCGTCTGCATCAAAGGGTTTTAGAATATAATCATCGGCACCTAGTTTAAGACCGTGCAAAATGTCCTCTTTTAGTTTACGGGCAGTTACAAATAAAAAGGGGAGTTGCGGATAAGTCTGTACCAGTTTTTCTGCGAGTGTGAAACCATCTTCTTTTGGCATCATCACATCAATGATTAAGATATCATAATTTTTCCTTTTCAGTTCTTCACGGGCTTCAACACCATTATATACCCGGTGCGCTTGAAAATTGTTTATTTCCAAATACTGTTTCAACAAGTTTCCCAGATCAATATCATCTTCCACAATTAATACTTTAATACTCATATAGGTAAGCTGATTTGAAATGTACTGCCTTTGCCTGGTTTGCTTTTTACAACAAGCTCAGCACCGAGCTGTAAAGCCGCTTGTTTAGCCAGGTATAATCCAAGGCCCAAGCCTTTAACTGTATGTTTATTTTCCTCCGGAATGCGGTAAAACTTATCAAAGATATGTTGCTGATACTGTACCGGAATACCAGCTCCCTGATCACCAATTTCTATATGATAATGAGTTTGACTGTGAGAAGCTGTTAAATGAACCGGCGAACCTTCTTCACTATATTTTGCAGCGTTGTCTACTAATATATTTAATATCTTTTCCAGCGTCATAGCATTGGTCAGCAGTATTTGCGGCTTTGTCCCTATTTCAGTTATCAATTCGTGATTGGCAATAGCTAAATCATTCACATATTCATGCAGAAATCCAGTAATTTCCAATTCTTTCTGTTCAACTTTTATAGCCGTTACCATTGCACTGTCCAGTACACTATCCACGAGCTGCCTTATTTTTCCATGTTGCCTGTTTAATGAGTGTAACAAATCATTTAGCAGGGCTGGTTTTGTCTGGACTTCTTTTAATAAAATACTTTTCAAGATGATACTTACAGAACTTAAAGGAGTTTTCAGTTCATGTGTAATGTTATTAGCAAAATCCGTTTTCATCTCTGCCAGTTTTTTTTGTCTGATCATTGCACTAAAAACCAGATACAATAAAATAATTACGGCTACAATTAAACCAATAGCAAGAGATAATATGCCAGCCATCCGTTTAAAAACTTCTTTTTCGTGGCTTGAAGCATCTATGTGATTCGACTGTTTGATTAAGATGCGTAAATTTTCTCCAGTACTCAGTGTCATATCTTTATTTACTGTAATCACATCCGCAGTATGGAAGTCATCACCAGAAAAGATGACAGGTTTTGCTTTCGCAGAGAGCAATGTGTCGGATTTTCCGTCAATCTCATAAATGATTTCATCGAATTGCGATTTATAACTTATGCCTTGAATACCTGGATCTTTATTGAATATATTTTTCAGGTAAATACTGGCTTGATTACCGGATTCCTGTGTATTGCGTTTCAGTAATTTCAGAAAAATAGCTTTGTCTATTGGATGAGTTACATATTGAGTAACTGTCTGACGCAGATTTGCCTTGGTTCGCTCTGCTAAAGATAACATAACAGGACTACCCGTAATGCTGAGTATTTTTTCTTTGATCTCTTTATAAAAGTCATTCCTGGTCAGCTGGTAAGTGTTTCTGACCAGATAATACTGTATAAATGATAAAGTGCATACAATGATTATGCATGCTATTAAAAGGGCTCTGGTCGTGTGATTTTTATTCATCTGCGCTGTCAAATATAATGATACTACCTTATTTAAGTCATCATTGTGTGTCCGTTAACTCTTCATTAACTCTCTGTTAACCATCTATCCGGTAGAACGACAGCACTTTTGTTTCAACTCAACTCAACGATGATGAAACTTAGAATTATAATGCTACTGGTCGCCTGGCTGATTACAATCTCAAACTTTGCAGCTGCACAAAATAACTTAACATTAAGTGGTCAGGTCAATAGCAATATTCCATTGGATGGTGCTACTGTTTCCCTTTATAAAACTGCTGATTCAATACCTGTTCAAACAGCAATAACAGATTCGAAAGGTGCGTTTAGTTTAGCTCATTTAAAACCCGGTGCTTACAGGATTACTGTAATAATGATCGGACATTCAGTTTATAAGGGAGATAGTTTCCAATTAAATGTGAATACGGTTTTACCCGTTATCCAGTTGCAGCAAACCGGACTAGCTTTACAAGAGGTCAGCATAAGCAGCCATAAAGCTTTGATAGAAAAAAAGATAGACCGTACCGTGATCAATGTAGATGCAATGATCAGCAGTGCAGGAAGTACTGTTTATGAAGTCCTGGAGAAATCTCCAGGTATTAGGATTGATCAAAGTGGAGGGGTCAGCTTAAAGGGAAAAGGTGCTGCTATATTTATTGATGATAAGCCTGCCTATCTTTCAGGAGCAGATCTGGAAAGTTATTTAAAATCTTTGCCTTCGTCTACCATTGATCAGATTGAGCTGATGACTAATCCACCAGCTAAATATGATGCGGCCGGGAATGGCGGGATTATCAATATCAGAACGAAGAAAAGTAAAATAAAAGGGTTTAATGGTGGCGCTAACCTAAGTTATGTTCAGGGGAAATATGCACGAACCAATAATAGTTTTAACTTCAATTACCGTTATCATAAAATGAACTTTTTTGGGAACGTCGGGTATACAGTCATTAATAACTATAGCGATCTGGATATTAACAGGCATTTTGAAAATGTAAATGCAGAAGTCGTTGCTAACTTTTTACAGCATTCTTTTTCCCGCACAACCGGACAAAGTTATACAAGTAAGATCGGTATGGATTATTATTTATCTGATAAAACCACTTTTGGCATTGGATTGACCGGGCTATACCGTCCTTCGAAACAAAAAATGCTTGTTGAAAGTGTTTTTACAAATGCTCAGCATTTGATGGATTCTACTGTACTGGCGGATAACAGAGAAAAGAATAAATTCAAAAATATTGGTGTTAATTTAAATTACAGGCATTTATATGATAAAAATGGCAGGGAATTAACGGCGGATATAGATTATGTAAACTATAACACTCAGAATGATCAGTTATTTGATAACAATAGTTATCCGAAGGGCGTACTGCCTGCAAACAATTATTTATTAACCGGATCTCTGCCTGCACAGATTAATATATATTCAGCTAAAATAGATTACTCGCATCCTTTGAAAAGCGGTGTCAAACTGGAAACAGGACTTAAAACCAGCTATACGCAGACTGACAATATCGCCGATTATTTTTATACTGTAAACCAGGTTACCAAACCTGATTATAACAAGATCAATCATTTTTTATATATAGAGCATATTAATGCGGCCTATGTAAATGTAAATAAAGATTTTAACCAGTTAACTGTACAGGCTGGACTGAGGTTGGAGAATACAGTTTCTGATGGACATCAGTTAGGCAATGCACAGAAAACTGATTCTACGTTTAAACGTAATTATACAGGATTTTTTCCTACGCTGTTTTTACAATACAAGCTGGACACAGCGGGCACTAATTTGCTCAGCATGGATTATGGAAGAAGAATTGAAAGACCTTATTATCAGGATTTAAACCCATTTTTGGCGCCGATTGATAAGTTTACTTATTATACAGGAAATCCCTTTTTGAAGCCGTCTTATACAAATAGCATTGAGTTGTCTCATACTTATAAAGGCAAATTTACAACGTCGCTGAGTTATGGGAAATCAATAGATCAGGTGAATGAAACTATCGAAATTGTTAACGGTATTTACTACAGCAGACCAGGAAATATCGGGAAGGCTACAGTGAAGTCGCTATCTTTTGATGGGAGTTTTGATCTGGCCTCCTGGTTTAACTTTCATTTTTATGGACAAGTAACCAATATTCATACAGTCAGTGCATTTTATACTGGTCAGTTGGATACGAAAGGAACATTCTTCTACTTAAAACCAATATTACAGTTTAAAGCCGGAAAAGACTGGACGATACAGCTGGATGGTTATTATCAGAGTAAAGTAACGAATGCTCAGTTTGTTGCTGGCGAACAGAAAAGGATTAATGTAGCCGTTGCTAAAAAAATATCACCGGGTACCACAGTTAAGCTGGTGGTTAATGATATGTTTCATTCGTATGTGAATAGTGGTGTGATTAATAATTTAGCACTGACCAGCGCTGATTATCATAATGTAAGTGATAGCCGTACCGCGGTTCTTTCTTTAAGCTACAGGTTTGGTAAAGCTATTTCCAATTTGCGCAAACATGAAGGAAACGGTGCGGAAAGTGAACAAAAGCGGGTAAAGAACTAATGCGGTAAACGTTCCAGCAAGATCACGCCAGCTAAAGCAAGCAAGGTTAGGGCAATATTCACTTTGAAATGTTTTCTCCACCCCATATGGCTGAAAAAACCTCCGCATGGACATGGATATCTTTCGTAAGCCTGATACATGATTCCCGCCACATAAATGGTGAAAATGGACATCATCGTTAGGGAAAGATACATCCCAAAGAGCCTGGTTGCAGAATTGATCAGTAAAATAATAACTCCGATTTCAGTTAATGGCAGCAATATGGTAAGCGGAGAAACAATCCATTTAGGAATAGCCTGACTGCGTAGTATTGCTCTGAAATATCTCAGATTACGAAACTTTGGGAACGATGCATAAGACCAAAGTGCGATGAAGATGCCAGTGATGGAATAGGTTAAGATTGTAAGTATCATTTTTTTCCTTGTTGGTTAATACCAATGTCAGAAGATTTTTGTAGTATGAGTAGGGACAAATGTCCCAAAATGAAGGATGACTACAGGAGTCCGGATTATTAAATAGGTATTTTTTATCGTCCCA from Pedobacter sp. WC2423 carries:
- a CDS encoding response regulator transcription factor is translated as MSIKVLIVEDDIDLGNLLKQYLEINNFQAHRVYNGVEAREELKRKNYDILIIDVMMPKEDGFTLAEKLVQTYPQLPFLFVTARKLKEDILHGLKLGADDYILKPFDADELIQRVRNILKRTKINPVSQEIIQIGIYKLEPANLMLTCLEEAKLLTEKEAQLLHYLCLHQNQIIKRNDILNHLWKESDFFNGRSMDVFISRLRKYLAQDKTIHIESIRGIGFRFIIDQ
- a CDS encoding MauE/DoxX family redox-associated membrane protein; this encodes MILTILTYSITGIFIALWSYASFPKFRNLRYFRAILRSQAIPKWIVSPLTILLPLTEIGVIILLINSATRLFGMYLSLTMMSIFTIYVAGIMYQAYERYPCPCGGFFSHMGWRKHFKVNIALTLLALAGVILLERLPH
- a CDS encoding sensor histidine kinase, which translates into the protein MNKNHTTRALLIACIIIVCTLSFIQYYLVRNTYQLTRNDFYKEIKEKILSITGSPVMLSLAERTKANLRQTVTQYVTHPIDKAIFLKLLKRNTQESGNQASIYLKNIFNKDPGIQGISYKSQFDEIIYEIDGKSDTLLSAKAKPVIFSGDDFHTADVITVNKDMTLSTGENLRILIKQSNHIDASSHEKEVFKRMAGILSLAIGLIVAVIILLYLVFSAMIRQKKLAEMKTDFANNITHELKTPLSSVSIILKSILLKEVQTKPALLNDLLHSLNRQHGKIRQLVDSVLDSAMVTAIKVEQKELEITGFLHEYVNDLAIANHELITEIGTKPQILLTNAMTLEKILNILVDNAAKYSEEGSPVHLTASHSQTHYHIEIGDQGAGIPVQYQQHIFDKFYRIPEENKHTVKGLGLGLYLAKQAALQLGAELVVKSKPGKGSTFQISLPI
- a CDS encoding outer membrane beta-barrel protein, translated to MMKLRIIMLLVAWLITISNFAAAQNNLTLSGQVNSNIPLDGATVSLYKTADSIPVQTAITDSKGAFSLAHLKPGAYRITVIMIGHSVYKGDSFQLNVNTVLPVIQLQQTGLALQEVSISSHKALIEKKIDRTVINVDAMISSAGSTVYEVLEKSPGIRIDQSGGVSLKGKGAAIFIDDKPAYLSGADLESYLKSLPSSTIDQIELMTNPPAKYDAAGNGGIINIRTKKSKIKGFNGGANLSYVQGKYARTNNSFNFNYRYHKMNFFGNVGYTVINNYSDLDINRHFENVNAEVVANFLQHSFSRTTGQSYTSKIGMDYYLSDKTTFGIGLTGLYRPSKQKMLVESVFTNAQHLMDSTVLADNREKNKFKNIGVNLNYRHLYDKNGRELTADIDYVNYNTQNDQLFDNNSYPKGVLPANNYLLTGSLPAQINIYSAKIDYSHPLKSGVKLETGLKTSYTQTDNIADYFYTVNQVTKPDYNKINHFLYIEHINAAYVNVNKDFNQLTVQAGLRLENTVSDGHQLGNAQKTDSTFKRNYTGFFPTLFLQYKLDTAGTNLLSMDYGRRIERPYYQDLNPFLAPIDKFTYYTGNPFLKPSYTNSIELSHTYKGKFTTSLSYGKSIDQVNETIEIVNGIYYSRPGNIGKATVKSLSFDGSFDLASWFNFHFYGQVTNIHTVSAFYTGQLDTKGTFFYLKPILQFKAGKDWTIQLDGYYQSKVTNAQFVAGEQKRINVAVAKKISPGTTVKLVVNDMFHSYVNSGVINNLALTSADYHNVSDSRTAVLSLSYRFGKAISNLRKHEGNGAESEQKRVKN